CGGTTCTGTAGGGTGCGATTTATTTGCCGATATTAGTAGGGCAATAATATTAAAACCCAAGGAATTCTGTATTATTCCTACCGGGATAAAAATTGAAATACCTGAAGGTTATGAAGCCCAGGTGCGACCAAGAAGCGGACTGGCAGCAAAATATGGAATTGGAATATTGAATACACCAGGCACAATTGATGCTGATTATCGTGGAGAGATAAAAGTTATACTGTTCAACTTTGGTAAGAAAAGTATAAAGATTAAAAATGGCGACAGAATTGCTCAGATGGTCTTTTCGCCAATAGTAAAGGCAACTTTTAAAAAAGTAAAGCAATTAAGTGAGACCAAAAGAAACACAGGAGGCTTTGGTCACACCGGAGGCATTGAATGAAGATATTATTCGTATCTGATATCTTTTATCCCCATACTGGTGGTGTATCCGAGCATATTCTTCACCTGTGGAAGAATTTCAACAAGATGGGACATACTGCAAAGATACTTGCCCCATCCTATGGCAAAAATTATCCTTATGTGGATGAGAAAATCATAAGAATGGGAAGGGCAATAAAATTTCCCAAGAATCGCTCTTTTTCGGTTTTGAGTTTTGGCATTACCCTTCCCTGGCAGGTAAGACACTTCCTTGATTCAGAAAAGTTTGATGTAATACATCTTCACGGTGCAATTGCCCCTACCCTTCCTTATCTTGCCTTAAAATATTCCACGGCTAAAAATTTTGTAACCTTTCATTCTGCTTACGAAGAAAGTTTTGGTTATGTGTTGTGGGAACCAGTCCTTGAGCAATATTTCAGAAGAATAGACGGTATGATCGCTGTCTCAACTGTAGCACGGGATTGTGTAATGCGCTACTTCCCTATTGGCGAATGTAAAATTATCCCAAATGGTATTGACACTGAAAGATTCAGACCTGACGTACCCCAGGTTGAAGAGTTGAGACAATACTCACCAAAAATTCTATTTGTAGGCAGATTTGAACCACGGAAAGGATTGAAGTACCTGCTAATGGCATTCCCAGAGGTCGTTAAAGAATTTCCCGAAGCAAAATTGGTTGTGGTTGGCGAAGGATTTTTAGAACATTATTATCGTCGTTATATTGAAGAACATATAAAAGACAATGTAATATTCGTCGGATTTGTCAAACCCGAAGACCTACCAAGATATTATGCCTCGTGTGACATCTATTGTTCTCCTGCCACGGGTGCGGAAAGTTTTGGCATTGTCTTGCTTGAGGCAATGGCAACTGGGAAACCTATTGTTGCATCTGATATTCCAGGGTATAGAACCATTTTATCCGATGGGGTTGAGGGATTATTATTTGAACCAATGAATCCTGAATCGCTTGCCGAAAAAATTATTTATCTATTGAAAAGGCCGGAGTTGATGAAAAAATTTGGTAATGCGGGTAGAGAAAAATCTCAGAGATACGACTGGAAGATTGTTACAAAACAAGTTCTTGATTTTTACACTGAGGTGTGCCATAAGTAAAGTTAAATTCTGGAATATATTAAAAATAAGAGATTTCTCCATATTTGTCTTTTCTCAAACTATCAGTCAATTTGGGGATAAACTTGATTATATCGCCTTAATCGCCCTGATTGGTTTATTTCCAAAAGAGAGAACCCCATTTTTACTATCTCAACTTGCGCTGTTCATTACCCTTCCGGTATTATTATTCGGTCCTGTAGCGGGCGTTCTCGTCGACCGCTGGCATAAAAAGAAAGTAATGGTAATATGTGATACACTGAGAATGGTTTGCGCCTTTTTACTACCATTAATTTTTATTTACACAAAAAATATATACCCTGTTTTTGCGATTGTATTTTTTATGTTTCTCCTTGCCCTGTTCTTTAATACTGCACGGAGTGCAATAATTCCAAATCTCGTTTCAAAAAAGAGATTGCTAAATGCAAATTCTATTTTAAACCTTGTTGGAAGGGGTGCTACATTCCTCGGGATGGCAACCGGTGGTTTGATCATTGATTGGCCAATATGGAAAAATGCCCTTGGAATTGCAGGCTGGATTGTAGCATTCATTATTGATGGTATTACCTTTGGAATATCGGCATTTATGATTTATATAATGAAGGTAAATTTGAAAGAACGAATTAAAGAAGAATCGCATCTCAAGCCTCAAGGTCTATTTTTGATCATAAAAAATGGTTTGGCAAAGATATTTAAAGAAATGATGCAGGCATTGAAACATATCTTTAAAGAAAAGAATCTTGGTTTCGCAATGGCAACAATCTTTTTAATGATAATTGCCGGTAGTGTTGTATATGTTCTTGCTGTTCCAACAATCCAGCAAGATATGGCGTGGGGAACGAGGGGTGTGGGTGTGCTTGCAGCAGTAGGTGCGGTTGGCTTGCTACTGGGTGCATATATTGCGGGGACACTGGGGCATTACATTGATTTGAAACTCTTTATCATTTATTGTTTTATCCTGATTAGTGCCGGACTGTTCGCATTCCCTTTCATAAATCAATTTTATCAATTTATTTTAATCGCCTTGATTGTAGGAATTGCTGCATCACCTGTATTTATTGGACAGGATACTTTGATACACCACTACGCCGATGAAGAAGTTAGAGGAAGGATTTTTTCATTTCGGGATTGGCTTCTTAATCTCACATTTGTGGTCGGTGCATTAATTGTCGGTTCCCTATCCACATTTATTGCCAAAAAGTATCTTTTTATTATCTTTGGCGCGATTATAATCGCTCTTTCCCTTATCGGTTTTATTTTGATTGTCCGGGCGAAAGATGTTAAAGGCATTGCAGTTCCACAGGATAACTAAAAAATTTCAATTCTGTGGAACCTGGAATTATCCTCAACAATTAGATAATTTCATTAAAACCATTTATGACCACGGATATAAAATTGTTACGCCTAACGAAAATACAAATGGCATTATAATTACATTTGATGATGGAGAAGAGAACTTTTACCATTATGCATTCCCGGTATTAAAAAAATATCGCTGTCCGGCAATCGTATTTCTTATTGTTAAATATATAGGTAAAAAAAATTACTGGGATATTTCAATTACCGGCCGGAATCGCCATCTTGATTGGGACCAAATTCTTGAAATGCAAAAATATGGAATTATCTTTGGTTCTCACACAATGTCACATAGGAATCTCACCAGATTAAATGAAGAAGAATTGGAATACGAATTATCTGAATCCAAAAGAATTCTGGAGCGGTATCTGGGAAAGGTATATATGATTTCGTATCCATTCAACCGAGTAAATTCTTCTGTCTTAAAGAAAGTTGCTGAAGTAGGATACAAATATGGTTTTGGCGGTGATGGAAAGACTGAATTGAGTATAAAGAAAGAGGCAATATACATAACAGATACACCTTTTTCGTTAAAGATAAAAATTTCAGAAAAACCTTTTATTCTTTATTCTTATGAAAGATTGCAACAAAAGATAATAAATTACTTTACAATTGCCACAATGTTGAATAAAAGGGGGTCGTATGATTAAAAAAATCTTTTTTGCCATTGTCCTGTATTTTGTGCTTATAAATGCACAGTCAACAGATGAATTAATAAACCAGGCAATCCAGCTTTATGAAACAAGACATCTGAATAAAGATAATCTTAAAAATAGTTATGAAATGCTCTATGATATTGTCGAAAAAGAACCCAATAATCTCCGTGCCCTTTATGAATTATCCAAAGTCTGTTATCTTATGGGAGACGCTCAGGATGGTAAAGATAATAAATTAGAGTTTTATAACAAAGGCATAGAATATGGAAAAAAGGCAATAAAAATAGATAAAAATTCAGTCTGGGCACATTTCTGGTATATGGTAAATCTGGGAAGAAGCGGTCAGACAAAGGGAGTGCTAAATTCTTTGGGAATCGTGCCGGATATTAAAAGAGAGATTGATATAATTTTAAAACTCGACCCACAACATACCGGTGCAATGGATGCGGGTGCAATGTTATATTACGAATTGCCTGGTTTAATGGGTGGTGATCTCAATAAATCTATTGAATATTTAAATAAGGCAATTGCCATTGACTCTAATTATACAATTCTATATGTTGATATGGCAAAGGTTTATATCAAGAAAAAAAATTACGAAAAGGCAAGGTGGTTTTTAAAAAAGGTCCTTGAAATCCAAAATCCTACTTATGAAGCCGATTACATACTTGATGATAAACCCGAGGCGTTAAAATTGCTTGAACAAATAAAGGATAAATAATTTATTCTAAAATGAACTCCCAGGCGCAATAATACTCTGCTGGGTGGTTGTCCGGGGGACAACACAGGCAATTTGTTTTTATCCTTGGATCAATAGTCTTTGCAAAATAAGAATATTCCACAATTCCCACAGGTTTGCAGGGAAAATCAGCTAAACCCTTTCTTTTTCTTGCTTCCTGAACACGGCAATTATTCATTCTTAAAATGCACCTTTTTTCTGAAACTTCTACAATCTCCTGTTTGTTGATAAACGCATAAAGACGAAACTTCAAAGCCTGTATCAATGCTGGTATTCCACCGTTTGATTCGATCTTTAATCTCTTCATTATTCTCTCTGCCTCAATCACGGTAAACTTCTCCCATGCCTTTTTATCAAGTTCTATTGCTGAATCCATACCATACTTTTCTTCCACACATAAAAACCATAGTCCATCGTGGGCGAGCCAGTTTTTTGCAAGATCCGGGATAAACTCTAAGAGTTCTTCTTTTGATAAATCACTTGGTTCAATTATTTTAAATTCTTTCATAAAAAATTTCACCTCCATAAACTCTTTTCTTAATTTTTTTTGCTTTTAGCAAATCAAAGAGATATTTTACAACTTCACTCTGATTTATTCCCAGACTCTTACCTATATCTTTTTGAGTTCCGGGTCTTCTTTTTAGATATTGAATAATCAGATTAGCATAACCATTTGTTTTCAAAATATTCTTTTCTTTTTTGAATTCAGCGATAATTTCGCATTTCCTCCCCATAATTTTTTTTATTTTACGTAATTCCTTCAATGTCAGGGCGCGCGCACATTTTTCATTTGGTGGTCTAACAACTGTATTAAGTTGAATCTTATCGGGTTTTATTCTCTTGATTACATCTTTTAACCCCATAATTTCCTCTTTTGAATCATTGAATCCCTTTATGAGCATAAATTCAAGATATATCTTCCCTTTATATATTTTCCGAAATTTTAGAAGACCGTCAATCACCTTTTTTACTGTAATCGGCGGTGTTGGACGGTGAATCTTTTTAAAAGTATCATTATTTATAGTGGTTAATGTGGGCATAACAACGTCTGCATTCAATAGACTTTTCTGGACTTCGGGTTTAAACAACAAAGAAGAATTGGTAATAACTGCAATTGGAATATTTGTTATTTTTTTTATCTCATTTATCAAATCTTTTATATCCGTATTCAGTGTTGGTTCACCAGACCCGGAGAATGTAATAAAATCGATCTTCGCTCTATGTTTAAGAATCTCTTTTAATTCAGCCAATATCTTTTCTTTGTGGATATACTTCTTTCTTTTGATTGTTTGAGTTGTTGTTCTCCCCAGCTGGCAGTAAATGCAGTTATATGGACAAGTTTTAAAGGGAATTATATCAATGCCCAACGAATATCCCAATCTACGCGAAGGAACAGGTCCGTAAATGAATTTATTCTTATTTGATTTTCTTGATGCGGTTCTTTTTATCAAGCAATAAAATCCTTGGTTTGAAATGCTCTGCCTCACTTTGCGGGACAAATGCATAAGATAGTATGCAAAGCCGCTGTCCTATTTTTCCTTTTAATGATGCAGGTCCATATAGAACAAATCTTTTTGAATCAGGTGGCTCGGGTATTACATAGGTTTCAAGTCTTTCTCCGTTATCATAATTGAGAACCTGGACTTTTTCTCCGGGCTTTATATTTGCTGATTCCAATATCTTCGCATCAATCCCCATACTGCCCTTGTAAAATAAGACTGTATCAGTAATCACCGCTTCAGAAATCTTTGATTTCAGAACCTCAAGATATGGGGAGAAAAGATTTGTAGTATTGATCCCCTGATTGATTATTGACCTGTGGCTTAAAAATGGGATTGGTGGTAA
This genomic interval from candidate division WOR-3 bacterium contains the following:
- the dut gene encoding dUTP diphosphatase, coding for MKIKSPKCLKLKISKTKNIEIKIKGNFIPEYQTTGSVGCDLFADISRAIILKPKEFCIIPTGIKIEIPEGYEAQVRPRSGLAAKYGIGILNTPGTIDADYRGEIKVILFNFGKKSIKIKNGDRIAQMVFSPIVKATFKKVKQLSETKRNTGGFGHTGGIE
- a CDS encoding glycosyltransferase family 4 protein yields the protein MKILFVSDIFYPHTGGVSEHILHLWKNFNKMGHTAKILAPSYGKNYPYVDEKIIRMGRAIKFPKNRSFSVLSFGITLPWQVRHFLDSEKFDVIHLHGAIAPTLPYLALKYSTAKNFVTFHSAYEESFGYVLWEPVLEQYFRRIDGMIAVSTVARDCVMRYFPIGECKIIPNGIDTERFRPDVPQVEELRQYSPKILFVGRFEPRKGLKYLLMAFPEVVKEFPEAKLVVVGEGFLEHYYRRYIEEHIKDNVIFVGFVKPEDLPRYYASCDIYCSPATGAESFGIVLLEAMATGKPIVASDIPGYRTILSDGVEGLLFEPMNPESLAEKIIYLLKRPELMKKFGNAGREKSQRYDWKIVTKQVLDFYTEVCHK
- a CDS encoding MFS transporter, with translation MRVEKNLRDTTGRLLQNKFLIFTLRCAISKVKFWNILKIRDFSIFVFSQTISQFGDKLDYIALIALIGLFPKERTPFLLSQLALFITLPVLLFGPVAGVLVDRWHKKKVMVICDTLRMVCAFLLPLIFIYTKNIYPVFAIVFFMFLLALFFNTARSAIIPNLVSKKRLLNANSILNLVGRGATFLGMATGGLIIDWPIWKNALGIAGWIVAFIIDGITFGISAFMIYIMKVNLKERIKEESHLKPQGLFLIIKNGLAKIFKEMMQALKHIFKEKNLGFAMATIFLMIIAGSVVYVLAVPTIQQDMAWGTRGVGVLAAVGAVGLLLGAYIAGTLGHYIDLKLFIIYCFILISAGLFAFPFINQFYQFILIALIVGIAASPVFIGQDTLIHHYADEEVRGRIFSFRDWLLNLTFVVGALIVGSLSTFIAKKYLFIIFGAIIIALSLIGFILIVRAKDVKGIAVPQDN
- a CDS encoding polysaccharide deacetylase family protein; this encodes MLKALQFHRITKKFQFCGTWNYPQQLDNFIKTIYDHGYKIVTPNENTNGIIITFDDGEENFYHYAFPVLKKYRCPAIVFLIVKYIGKKNYWDISITGRNRHLDWDQILEMQKYGIIFGSHTMSHRNLTRLNEEELEYELSESKRILERYLGKVYMISYPFNRVNSSVLKKVAEVGYKYGFGGDGKTELSIKKEAIYITDTPFSLKIKISEKPFILYSYERLQQKIINYFTIATMLNKRGSYD
- a CDS encoding tetratricopeptide repeat protein, which codes for MIKKIFFAIVLYFVLINAQSTDELINQAIQLYETRHLNKDNLKNSYEMLYDIVEKEPNNLRALYELSKVCYLMGDAQDGKDNKLEFYNKGIEYGKKAIKIDKNSVWAHFWYMVNLGRSGQTKGVLNSLGIVPDIKREIDIILKLDPQHTGAMDAGAMLYYELPGLMGGDLNKSIEYLNKAIAIDSNYTILYVDMAKVYIKKKNYEKARWFLKKVLEIQNPTYEADYILDDKPEALKLLEQIKDK
- a CDS encoding DUF6125 family protein; this translates as MKEFKIIEPSDLSKEELLEFIPDLAKNWLAHDGLWFLCVEEKYGMDSAIELDKKAWEKFTVIEAERIMKRLKIESNGGIPALIQALKFRLYAFINKQEIVEVSEKRCILRMNNCRVQEARKRKGLADFPCKPVGIVEYSYFAKTIDPRIKTNCLCCPPDNHPAEYYCAWEFILE
- a CDS encoding radical SAM protein, producing the protein MRQSISNQGFYCLIKRTASRKSNKNKFIYGPVPSRRLGYSLGIDIIPFKTCPYNCIYCQLGRTTTQTIKRKKYIHKEKILAELKEILKHRAKIDFITFSGSGEPTLNTDIKDLINEIKKITNIPIAVITNSSLLFKPEVQKSLLNADVVMPTLTTINNDTFKKIHRPTPPITVKKVIDGLLKFRKIYKGKIYLEFMLIKGFNDSKEEIMGLKDVIKRIKPDKIQLNTVVRPPNEKCARALTLKELRKIKKIMGRKCEIIAEFKKEKNILKTNGYANLIIQYLKRRPGTQKDIGKSLGINQSEVVKYLFDLLKAKKIKKRVYGGEIFYERI
- a CDS encoding aspartate 1-decarboxylase, yielding MKKWLYCPLCKGSLRKKKTFIECVNCNWHYYINPLPSVAIFAMNEKKEILLVKRGIEPGKGKWALPSGFIESGETPEQTVLRELKEETGLNGRIRNILGAHIENTEVYGDVLLLGYYVVITGGKLRAESDAVDVKFFSKNRLPPIPFLSHRSIINQGINTTNLFSPYLEVLKSKISEAVITDTVLFYKGSMGIDAKILESANIKPGEKVQVLNYDNGERLETYVIPEPPDSKRFVLYGPASLKGKIGQRLCILSYAFVPQSEAEHFKPRILLLDKKNRIKKIK